In a genomic window of Lacrimispora sp. BS-2:
- the gatC gene encoding Asp-tRNA(Asn)/Glu-tRNA(Gln) amidotransferase subunit GatC → MAHMIDDATIEYVGILAQLELDRTEKEAAKNDMGRMLDYIDKLNELNTEGVEPMSHVFPVRNVFREDVVENGDDRENILKNAPESKDGTFKVPKTVE, encoded by the coding sequence ATGGCACACATGATCGATGATGCTACAATCGAATACGTAGGAATCCTGGCACAGCTTGAACTTGACCGGACGGAAAAGGAAGCGGCAAAGAATGATATGGGCCGTATGCTGGATTATATTGATAAATTAAACGAATTGAATACCGAGGGCGTGGAGCCCATGTCCCATGTATTCCCGGTACGCAACGTTTTCCGTGAGGATGTGGTGGAAAACGGTGACGACAGAGAGAATATCTTAAAGAATGCTCCGGAAAGCAAGGATGGAACCTTTAAGGTACCAAAAACAGTGGAATAG